From Theileria orientalis strain Shintoku DNA, chromosome 4, complete genome, the proteins below share one genomic window:
- a CDS encoding uncharacterized protein (WD40 repeat-like domain containing protein) produces MDAEDVLSQTDSSEDRPMFIVLDEKPADTVASNDRNTIGRLDVEAFKRRSKYLREVYMNPEKRHLYDWTNLEKKILLLDWYHNPSHYEEWRPVETEDMMNKFFSNMLYNFSQLSMTNVGSTVTFVRLLSEFATIEVTYQCAALVQRFFRSNSTYYDELKIALLWVGSEFKGYMNKSEENEYRYPSFEDYQCIMDGMQYNLHTLTVNEFDGKGVCAECQKSQKESRTMLATPKIVFPEPVTSMEMTTAAWNGEKNYLVAVRMENLVKMYNVTSLVKKTLEICKIWEGARKRFFEKVEAVRYRHRENVCMGCMLTEEDLEPLEGAAEVLEEYMMDTPAEFEGLDEVELDWKTVSVMKNTHQTGLKFFYTALVKSKQVLPTFLASISTRKVCIWSIADLSKVVHEPLKYLEFPEDTHPTDVSATVSVARSLEDLRRGTWLVEPKVYTTDDAGHLRLWTLSKGLECTLRFDTSALLTIDVNKKYPHLIALGGDTGKVMIYNTHLQTMHSKDEESKPSLVTLPSHLPNVVYQYLKWYHPVVRIKWVKDVFIAAQHTNPFFAKDSANVTTLAIWNTYKDVFDKEDAFLSNRYWSQSSESTNVTYHLGSKLMCMYGGHYGCLGGMMACDVTWTEEHGLFGVSTDTTGDLHWYKPGIWTWADSDDAMCLARMKLDRKFHENILEIVQREYSSILRESSTVVQGTGSFRKTRSNFQEYIEQAIEVLGEIDENKQLKNDFKSLPSWIKGTLRLTSDEEKYMRMIRREIWERETTEHENIKSAVERSHTNLED; encoded by the exons ATGGACGCGGAAGATGTGTTGAGTCAAACAGACTCGTCGGAAGATAGACCAATGTTCATCGTCCTGGACGAAAAACCGGCAGACACAGTGGCGTCGAACGACAGAAACACAATAGGAAGGCTGGACGTGGAGGCATTCAAGAGAAGAAGCAAGTACCTGAGGGAGGTGTACATGAACCCGGAAAAGAGACACCTCTACGACTGGACGAacctggagaagaagatactCCTGCTCGACTGGTACCACAACCCGTCGCACTACGAGGAGTGGAGGCCGGTGGAGACGGAGGACATGATGAACAAGTTCTTCTCAAACATGCTCTACAACTTCAGCCAGCTGTCAATGACGAACGTGGGATCGACGGTGACGTTCGTGAGACTGCTGAGCGAGTTCGCGACGATAGAAGTGACGTACCAGTGCGCAGCGCTGGTGCAGaggttcttcaggtcaAACTCGACGTACTACGACGAACTTAAAATAGCACTGCTCTGGGTGGGATCAGAGTTCAAGGGCTACATGAACAAGTCGGAGGAAAACGAGTACAGGTACCCGAGCTTTGAGGATTACCAGTGCATCATGGACGGGATGCAGTATAACCTGCACACGCTGACAGTGAACGAGTTCGACGGCAAGGGAGTGTGCGCCGAGTGCCAAAAATCGCAAAAGGAAAGCAGGACGATGCTGGCGACGCCGAAGATAGTATTCCCGGAGCCAGTGACGTCAATGGAGATGACGACGGCGGCGTGGAACGGAGAGAAGAACTACCTGGTGGCAGTGAGGATGGAGAACCTGGTGAAGATGTACAACGTGACTAGTCTGGTGAAGAAGACGCTGGAAATATGTAAGATCTGGGAAGGCGCGAGGAAGCGGTTCTTCGAAAAGGTGGAGGCGGTGAGGTACAGGCACCGGGAAAACGTGTGCATGGGATGTATGCTGACtgaggaggacctggagcCCCTGGAGGGGGCGGCTGAGGTGCTGGAAGAATACATGATGGACACGCCGGCCGAGTTCGAGGGCCTGGACGAGGTGGAGTTGGACTGGAAGACGGTGAGCGTGATGAAAAACACGCACCAGACGGGTCTTAAGTTCTTCTACACGGCGCTGGTGAAGAGTAAGCAGGTGCTGCCGACCTTTCTGGCCTCAATCAGCACGAGGAAGGTGTGCATATGGAGCATCGCGGACCTTTCGAAGGTGGTGCACGAGCCGctgaagtacctggagtTCCCGGAGGACACTCACCCGACGGACGTGTCGGCAACGGTGTCGGTGGCGAGGTCGCTGGAGGATCTGAGGAGGGGAACCTGGCTGGTGGAGCCGAAGGTATACACGACGGACGACGCAGGCCACTTGAGACTGTGGACGCTATCAAAGG GACTTGAGTGCACTTTGAGGTTTGACACGTCGGCACTGCTGACAATAGACGTCAATAAGAAGTACCCACACCTGATAGCGCTGGGAGGAGACACGGGAAAGGTGATGATATACAACACGCACCTGCAGACGATGCACTCGAAAGACGAGGAGAGTAAGCCGAGTCTGGTAACACTGCCGAGTCACCTGCCAAACGTAGTGTACCAGTACCTGAAGTGGTACCACCCAGTGGTGAGGATCAAGTGGGTGAAGGACGTGTTCATAGCAGCGCAGCACACAAACCCGTTCTTCGCAAAAGACTCAGCAAACGTGACGACGCTGGCAATATGGAACACGTACAAGGACGTGTTCGACAAAGAAGACGCGTTCCTGTCAAACAGATACTGGTCTCAGTCGTCAGAGTCGACGAACGTGACCTACCACCTGGGATCGAAGCTCATGTGCATGTACGGAGGACACTACGGATGCCTGGGAGGAATGATGGCCTGCGACGTGACGTGGACAGAAGAACACGGCCTCTTCGGAGTCTCGACGGACACGACGGGAGACCTGCACTGGTACAAGCCGGGAATATGGACCTGGGCAGACTCGGACGACGCAATGTGCCTCGCGAGAATGAAGCTCGACAGAAAGTTCCACGAAAACATACTGGAGATCGTGCAGAGAGAGTACTCGTCGATACTGAGAGAGTCGTCCACAGTGGTGCAGGGCACGGGCTCATTCAGAAAAACGAGGTCGAACTTCCAGGAGTACATCGAGCAAGCAATAGAGGTGCTCGGCGAGATAGACGAAAACAAGCAGCTTAAAAACGACTTCAAGAGTCTGCCGAGCTGGATAAAGGGGACGCTGAGGCTGACGTCGGACGAGGAGAAGTATATGAGGATGATAAGGAGGGAGATATGGGAGAGGGAGACGACGGAGCACGAAAACATAAAGTCGGCAGTCGAGAGGTCACACACAAACCTAGAAGATTGA